A window from Tachyglossus aculeatus isolate mTacAcu1 chromosome 20, mTacAcu1.pri, whole genome shotgun sequence encodes these proteins:
- the URAD gene encoding putative 2-oxo-4-hydroxy-4-carboxy-5-ureidoimidazoline decarboxylase isoform X2, which translates to MDMRTVNAMDFGEFIEVFGNVVEKCPLAAAAVWGQRPFSSPADFERRLGDFIDSLPRSGQEGILRCHPDLAGPELQRGTLTKESQREQGQAGLTALQPEEKRQLAELNAQYRARFNFPFVMAARLSDKATVLRELARRARQPPKQELATAMDETWTVRGRRG; encoded by the exons ATGGACATGCGAACCGTCAACGCCATGGACTTTGGGGAGTTCATCGAAGTTTTCGGGAACGTGGTGGAGAAGTGTCCCCTCGCGGCGGCCGCGGTCTGGGGGCAgcgtcccttctccagccccgcgGACTTTGAGAGGCGCCTGGGCGACTTTATCGACTCCCTGCCCCGCTCAG GACAGGAGGGCATCCTACGGTGCCATCCGGACCTGGCCGGCCCAGAGCTGCAAAGGGGGACACTGACCAAAGAGTCGCAGAGGGAACAGGGTCAAGCGGGCCTCACGGCCCTGCAGCCCGAGGAGAAGCGCCAACTGGCCGAGCTgaacgctcagtacagagctcgctTCAACTTTCCCTTCGTGATGGCTGCCCGGCTCAGCGATAAGGCCACCGTGTTGCGGGAGTTGGCCCGCCGGGCCCGCCAGCCGCCCAAACAGGAGCTGGCCACCGCCATGGACGAG ACGTGGACGGtccgaggaagaagaggatga
- the URAD gene encoding putative 2-oxo-4-hydroxy-4-carboxy-5-ureidoimidazoline decarboxylase isoform X3: MDMRTVNAMDFGEFIEVFGNVVEKCPLAAAAVWGQRPFSSPADFERRLGDFIDSLPRSGQEGILRCHPDLAGPELQRGTLTKESQREQGQAGLTALQPEEKRQLAELNAQYRARFNFPFVMAARLSDKATVLRELARRARQPPKQELATAMDEVES, encoded by the exons ATGGACATGCGAACCGTCAACGCCATGGACTTTGGGGAGTTCATCGAAGTTTTCGGGAACGTGGTGGAGAAGTGTCCCCTCGCGGCGGCCGCGGTCTGGGGGCAgcgtcccttctccagccccgcgGACTTTGAGAGGCGCCTGGGCGACTTTATCGACTCCCTGCCCCGCTCAG GACAGGAGGGCATCCTACGGTGCCATCCGGACCTGGCCGGCCCAGAGCTGCAAAGGGGGACACTGACCAAAGAGTCGCAGAGGGAACAGGGTCAAGCGGGCCTCACGGCCCTGCAGCCCGAGGAGAAGCGCCAACTGGCCGAGCTgaacgctcagtacagagctcgctTCAACTTTCCCTTCGTGATGGCTGCCCGGCTCAGCGATAAGGCCACCGTGTTGCGGGAGTTGGCCCGCCGGGCCCGCCAGCCGCCCAAACAGGAGCTGGCCACCGCCATGGACGAG GTAGAGAGCTGA
- the URAD gene encoding putative 2-oxo-4-hydroxy-4-carboxy-5-ureidoimidazoline decarboxylase isoform X1: MDMRTVNAMDFGEFIEVFGNVVEKCPLAAAAVWGQRPFSSPADFERRLGDFIDSLPRSGQEGILRCHPDLAGPELQRGTLTKESQREQGQAGLTALQPEEKRQLAELNAQYRARFNFPFVMAARLSDKATVLRELARRARQPPKQELATAMDEVKKICHLRLEDIFADSAKL, encoded by the exons ATGGACATGCGAACCGTCAACGCCATGGACTTTGGGGAGTTCATCGAAGTTTTCGGGAACGTGGTGGAGAAGTGTCCCCTCGCGGCGGCCGCGGTCTGGGGGCAgcgtcccttctccagccccgcgGACTTTGAGAGGCGCCTGGGCGACTTTATCGACTCCCTGCCCCGCTCAG GACAGGAGGGCATCCTACGGTGCCATCCGGACCTGGCCGGCCCAGAGCTGCAAAGGGGGACACTGACCAAAGAGTCGCAGAGGGAACAGGGTCAAGCGGGCCTCACGGCCCTGCAGCCCGAGGAGAAGCGCCAACTGGCCGAGCTgaacgctcagtacagagctcgctTCAACTTTCCCTTCGTGATGGCTGCCCGGCTCAGCGATAAGGCCACCGTGTTGCGGGAGTTGGCCCGCCGGGCCCGCCAGCCGCCCAAACAGGAGCTGGCCACCGCCATGGACGAGGTGAAGAAGATTTGTCACCTGCGCCTCGAAGATATCTTCGCCGACTCTGCCAAGCTGTAG